Proteins from one Erysipelothrix larvae genomic window:
- a CDS encoding CitMHS family transporter, whose protein sequence is MNTITILAWLMIVVFIVLLMRKKLSPFTALIIVPLVFALIGAFLGLYTEQIKELWPEITNPNVWHQIRILGEFVQDGVKKTSTTGIMLLFAIFYFAIMLNAGMFDPITKVMIRMANGDPLKVLVATAVVAAAVSLNGDGTTTTLIVCTAFIPLYKKLNMKMMNLGVVVILMNTIMNLLPWGGPTARVISVLTELNGKDSEILRALLPGMIAATIYMLCVSAYLGMKERKRLGVAHLTEADIERLTTSVDPEEIALKRPKLFWVNLTMTVVLIALLMIEDTFPSLFLFLIGTILALLINYPKLKDQKARIQDNAGDAVQVVILVLGAGAFTGLFTATGMSDALALSLTSIIPTSLGRYWGLVIAFLSAPGTFFLSNDAFYYGVLPVLSDVGATYGFTQMEMGVASLLGQAFHLLSPLVAFIYLLLAKTELDMFEWQKESAKWALGIFAIFIITAGVLNIVPFVR, encoded by the coding sequence ATGAATACAATTACGATCTTAGCTTGGTTGATGATTGTTGTTTTCATCGTTTTATTAATGAGAAAAAAACTATCACCATTCACGGCACTTATCATTGTGCCACTAGTATTTGCTTTAATCGGTGCATTCTTAGGACTCTATACAGAGCAAATTAAAGAACTGTGGCCAGAAATAACCAATCCAAATGTTTGGCATCAAATTCGAATTTTAGGAGAGTTCGTACAAGATGGTGTGAAAAAGACATCCACGACTGGTATTATGTTACTCTTCGCGATCTTCTACTTCGCAATCATGTTGAATGCAGGTATGTTTGATCCAATTACTAAAGTCATGATTCGTATGGCAAATGGGGATCCCCTTAAGGTATTAGTGGCAACAGCAGTTGTTGCTGCAGCAGTATCCTTAAATGGTGATGGTACAACAACAACCTTGATTGTATGTACTGCCTTTATACCACTTTATAAGAAACTCAACATGAAGATGATGAATCTTGGGGTTGTTGTAATCTTGATGAACACGATTATGAACTTACTTCCATGGGGTGGTCCGACTGCCCGTGTTATCTCAGTATTAACGGAGCTTAACGGTAAGGATTCAGAAATCCTTCGAGCTTTATTACCAGGTATGATTGCTGCAACAATTTATATGTTATGTGTTTCAGCATATCTAGGGATGAAAGAACGTAAGCGTTTAGGTGTTGCCCACTTAACAGAAGCTGACATCGAACGTTTGACAACCTCAGTAGACCCTGAAGAAATCGCACTGAAACGTCCTAAATTATTCTGGGTTAACTTAACAATGACCGTTGTTCTGATTGCATTGCTGATGATAGAAGATACATTCCCTTCATTATTCCTATTCTTAATTGGAACAATCTTAGCACTTCTAATTAACTATCCGAAACTGAAGGATCAAAAAGCACGTATCCAAGACAACGCTGGAGATGCAGTACAAGTTGTTATTCTTGTATTAGGTGCTGGAGCATTTACTGGACTCTTTACCGCTACAGGTATGTCTGATGCACTTGCGCTTAGCTTAACAAGCATTATTCCTACAAGCCTTGGACGTTACTGGGGACTTGTTATTGCATTCCTATCTGCACCAGGTACATTCTTCTTATCAAATGATGCATTCTACTATGGTGTGTTACCGGTACTTTCTGATGTTGGTGCTACTTATGGATTTACTCAAATGGAAATGGGTGTTGCTTCCCTACTTGGTCAAGCATTCCACCTTCTCAGTCCACTTGTTGCCTTCATTTACCTACTTCTTGCGAAAACTGAACTTGATATGTTCGAATGGCAAAAAGAATCTGCGAAATGGGCATTGGGTATCTTCGCAATCTTTATCATTACAGCCGGAGTTTTAAATATCGTACCATTTGTGCGATAA
- a CDS encoding sodium ion-translocating decarboxylase subunit beta produces the protein MDFLIQGITSITMGQIIMMVIGAILIYLGIVKKYEPTLLIPMGLGSILVNFPSSGLITHPGGPEGVLNVLFDAGIATELFPLLIFIGIGAMIDFGPLLQNPSMLLYGAAAQFGIFFTIIVALLFNFSLEQAASIGIIGAADGPTSIFVANKLAPDLLGPITVAAYSYMALVPIIQPVAIKLVTTKNERKIKMTYKATGVSKRVKIFFPIVITIVAGFIAPVSLPLVGFLMFGNLLRECGVLDSLSATAQNELVNLVSILLGLTISLKMTAEAFLNIQTLMIIGFGLVAFIMDTIGGVLFAKLLNLFRKEKINPMVGAAGISAFPMSARVVQKLATDEDPQNFVLNFAIGANVSGQIASVIAGGMILMFFGF, from the coding sequence ATGGATTTTCTAATACAAGGTATTACCAGCATTACAATGGGGCAGATCATCATGATGGTGATTGGGGCCATCTTAATTTATTTAGGGATTGTGAAGAAATATGAACCAACCCTTCTTATTCCAATGGGATTGGGCTCAATACTTGTGAACTTTCCTTCATCTGGATTGATTACCCACCCTGGTGGACCAGAAGGGGTGTTAAATGTATTGTTTGATGCCGGGATCGCTACAGAGCTCTTCCCATTACTCATCTTTATTGGAATTGGGGCCATGATTGACTTTGGACCCTTACTTCAAAATCCTTCCATGCTTCTATATGGTGCTGCAGCGCAGTTTGGAATCTTCTTCACAATAATCGTCGCATTATTGTTTAATTTCTCACTTGAACAAGCGGCTTCAATTGGAATCATTGGTGCTGCCGATGGACCAACATCTATCTTTGTTGCGAATAAACTCGCTCCTGATTTGCTGGGGCCAATTACCGTTGCAGCATACTCATACATGGCACTTGTGCCAATCATTCAACCTGTAGCAATTAAGCTTGTTACAACAAAAAATGAACGCAAAATTAAGATGACGTATAAAGCAACGGGTGTATCAAAACGCGTGAAGATTTTCTTCCCAATTGTGATTACAATTGTCGCAGGATTTATCGCTCCGGTATCACTTCCACTTGTAGGATTCCTTATGTTTGGAAACTTATTGCGTGAATGTGGTGTCTTGGATAGTTTAAGTGCAACAGCGCAAAATGAACTCGTTAACCTTGTGTCCATTCTCTTAGGTCTTACTATCTCTTTGAAGATGACAGCAGAAGCCTTCCTTAATATTCAAACACTGATGATTATTGGATTTGGTCTTGTGGCATTCATCATGGATACCATTGGTGGTGTTTTATTTGCGAAGCTCTTAAATCTTTTCAGAAAAGAAAAAATCAATCCGATGGTTGGTGCTGCAGGAATCTCTGCATTCCCAATGTCGGCACGTGTTGTTCAAAAACTTGCAACAGATGAAGATCCTCAAAACTTTGTTCTCAATTTCGCAATTGGCGCAAACGTTTCGGGTCAAATTGCTTCTGTTATCGCAGGTGGTATGATCTTAATGTTCTTTGGATTTTAA
- a CDS encoding biotin/lipoyl-containing protein: MLRKFRVKLNDKEYIVEMEELGAPVVQPTPPPQPQSAPQPAAQPQPVQQAPQVQMDTTGGTEVFSPMPGNILDVLVKVGDNVTENQVLLVLEAMKMENNIVSPQAGTVVAVNVTKGSTVDVGALMIVVK, from the coding sequence ATGCTAAGGAAATTTAGAGTCAAATTAAATGACAAGGAATACATCGTTGAAATGGAGGAACTTGGAGCACCTGTTGTCCAACCAACACCACCGCCACAACCTCAAAGTGCCCCACAACCTGCGGCCCAACCACAACCGGTCCAACAAGCACCGCAAGTTCAGATGGATACAACCGGTGGTACAGAAGTATTCTCACCGATGCCTGGAAACATTTTAGATGTTTTGGTTAAAGTTGGCGATAATGTTACTGAAAACCAAGTGCTTCTTGTACTTGAAGCCATGAAAATGGAAAACAATATTGTTTCTCCACAAGCGGGTACAGTTGTAGCAGTAAATGTCACCAAAGGGTCAACAGTTGATGTTGGCGCATTGATGATTGTAGTTAAGTAG
- a CDS encoding biotin--[acetyl-CoA-carboxylase] ligase: protein MNQKLLEILENNMHQHVSGEAIAQSLHMTRANVWKEIQKLKDLGYSIDSVRNLGYCLNSHSGNISPDYIKRSVDDVSEVHYFESLDSTNTYAKSQPFSANTLILASHQSQGRGRYGRNFYSPSNHGVYMSLVLEPKLELNDVQLVTVCAGLSVCLALETLYGLKPKIKWLNDILLNGKKLCGILTEGEIELETQKFKHCIVGFGINTEHDTHLPDSLSAIYTALNEDTDHLIDKNELIMSVLHQFYTLYNALPDNREALIDAYKHRSMILGKDVTLSTKEGTYKALDITRDGHLVVSDEHQTIHILNSGEVSIKEKINEN, encoded by the coding sequence ATGAATCAGAAATTACTTGAAATTCTAGAAAATAACATGCATCAACATGTAAGTGGCGAAGCGATTGCTCAGTCTCTTCATATGACGCGTGCAAATGTCTGGAAAGAAATTCAGAAACTTAAAGACCTGGGGTATTCAATCGACTCCGTTCGAAATCTAGGGTATTGCTTGAACAGTCATTCTGGCAATATCTCACCAGACTATATCAAAAGGTCGGTGGATGATGTTTCTGAAGTTCATTATTTTGAATCGCTAGATTCAACAAACACCTATGCGAAATCACAGCCTTTTAGCGCAAATACCTTGATTCTCGCAAGTCACCAATCACAAGGCAGGGGTCGCTATGGGCGCAATTTCTATTCACCATCAAATCATGGTGTTTATATGTCGCTTGTATTAGAACCCAAGCTCGAACTCAATGATGTTCAATTGGTGACGGTCTGTGCAGGGCTTTCAGTATGTCTCGCACTTGAAACCTTATATGGTTTAAAACCGAAGATTAAATGGCTCAATGACATCTTGTTAAATGGCAAGAAGCTTTGCGGCATCTTAACTGAAGGCGAAATCGAATTGGAAACACAGAAATTTAAACACTGTATTGTAGGATTTGGTATCAATACAGAACACGACACGCATCTTCCAGATTCGCTCAGTGCAATCTATACTGCACTTAATGAAGACACCGACCATCTTATTGATAAAAATGAGTTAATTATGAGTGTACTTCACCAATTTTATACGCTCTATAACGCATTGCCTGACAATCGTGAGGCACTGATTGATGCGTATAAACATCGTTCAATGATCTTAGGAAAAGATGTAACCTTAAGTACCAAAGAAGGCACTTATAAAGCACTGGATATTACCCGTGATGGTCATCTGGTCGTGAGTGATGAACACCAAACAATTCACATCCTCAATTCAGGAGAAGTAAGTATAAAGGAGAAAATCAATGAAAACTAA
- a CDS encoding M15 family metallopeptidase, whose product MKKRYVWGLVACFSIVVGVFCCAQNQALEIRTPTLTIEYGHPFNVDVAQLLNTDDQRVIQSIKVDTTSLVMKAHDYPEVGHYILPFTYKYGFGEKKGELKLEVNDTTAPVFTKKRDVFEFVIGEIDSDFNYIESFSVEDLSPVTLEVMFDFIDYDTPGEYYGTLSATDTSKNQSQTPFTLKIKQKVITKAENPTHATCSVTPDTVTQPTIIQGVIIANKKHPLPQSYAPQENAEAGDNIRRLIQDMRDLGFDISTGYSGYRSFDTQQKIYNSYVSSDGKEEAERYSARPGYSEHQTGLAFDLKHKNGNLVEKEHEAAWIKEHAHTYGFVLRYLEETESITGYIYEPWHLRYVGDLAEDIKNSGLTLEEYLGFEGGGYCQ is encoded by the coding sequence ATGAAAAAGCGTTATGTATGGGGTTTAGTCGCATGCTTTAGTATCGTGGTGGGTGTTTTTTGTTGTGCTCAAAATCAAGCACTTGAAATACGTACACCAACACTTACGATAGAATATGGACATCCCTTTAATGTTGATGTTGCCCAATTACTGAATACAGACGACCAACGGGTGATCCAATCCATTAAAGTGGATACCACATCACTTGTTATGAAAGCGCACGATTATCCTGAAGTGGGTCACTACATCCTACCCTTTACATATAAATACGGATTTGGAGAAAAAAAAGGGGAACTTAAGCTTGAAGTCAACGATACCACAGCCCCTGTGTTCACCAAGAAACGCGATGTATTTGAATTTGTTATAGGGGAAATCGATTCTGATTTCAACTATATAGAAAGCTTCAGCGTTGAAGATCTCTCACCAGTCACACTTGAGGTAATGTTTGATTTCATCGATTATGATACACCGGGTGAATATTATGGAACCTTGAGTGCAACGGATACATCAAAGAATCAAAGTCAAACGCCATTCACACTCAAAATTAAACAGAAGGTAATCACAAAGGCAGAAAACCCAACGCATGCAACGTGCAGTGTAACCCCGGATACTGTAACCCAACCTACCATCATACAAGGCGTTATCATCGCAAATAAGAAACACCCACTCCCACAGTCGTATGCACCTCAAGAAAATGCGGAAGCTGGGGATAACATTCGAAGACTTATTCAAGATATGCGCGATTTAGGATTTGATATCAGTACAGGATACAGTGGCTATCGAAGCTTTGATACCCAACAAAAAATCTATAACAGTTATGTTTCAAGTGATGGAAAAGAGGAAGCTGAGCGCTATTCAGCGCGTCCTGGATATTCAGAACACCAAACAGGTCTAGCTTTTGACCTTAAACACAAAAATGGGAATCTTGTTGAGAAAGAACACGAAGCAGCGTGGATCAAAGAACATGCCCATACCTATGGATTCGTTTTACGCTACTTGGAAGAAACCGAGTCAATTACAGGCTACATCTATGAACCCTGGCATTTACGTTATGTTGGGGATCTTGCAGAAGATATTAAAAATTCAGGACTCACCCTTGAGGAATATCTGGGCTTTGAAGGGGGTGGATATTGTCAATGA
- a CDS encoding metallophosphoesterase, which yields MKMIKRWLVLMLILLSGCTQTVREDLVSTNPILSDADEVRIMIASDLHYLTPQLYSQDNETFMKMIRYSDGKMVHYAEEIVDSFINEVIETNPEVLILSGDLTFNGERLSHEALAQKLKRVKDAGISVFVIPGNHDFSQYAAFDYHDEGTAYQRADNTSINEFLNLYKDYGYSNYASMDQTSLSYRVILNDSVQLLFIDVNGNEKENVISDKTLTWIETQLIEAQQANSQVIVISHQNMVMHTQRFSNGFTIENNESLLNLFETYGVRLGFSGHLHIQDIATQSGFYDVASSSLSVLDHRYGILTIHKDTSLDYQTIPLTLDIPEDSTDFFNTISYWKGYEALEGYDFDKETKDAMLEFVVSVNEHYFRGDLYAFSDLFKASESYTRWTQLKYNAFGTYIESMLNQELQDENTLILAPIR from the coding sequence ATGAAAATGATAAAGCGATGGCTTGTTTTAATGTTAATACTCCTAAGTGGTTGTACCCAGACTGTAAGAGAAGACCTCGTGTCCACAAACCCAATTCTAAGTGATGCTGATGAGGTGCGTATCATGATTGCTTCTGATCTTCACTACCTAACACCACAGCTTTATTCACAAGACAATGAAACCTTCATGAAAATGATCCGATATTCAGATGGTAAGATGGTTCATTACGCTGAGGAAATTGTGGACAGTTTTATCAATGAGGTAATCGAAACAAACCCCGAAGTGCTCATTTTGTCGGGTGACTTAACCTTTAATGGAGAACGACTCAGTCATGAAGCACTGGCTCAAAAACTAAAACGGGTAAAAGATGCGGGCATCAGTGTTTTTGTAATTCCAGGCAACCATGATTTCTCACAATACGCTGCTTTTGACTATCATGATGAAGGCACAGCATATCAACGCGCGGATAATACAAGCATCAATGAGTTTCTGAACCTATACAAAGATTATGGATACAGTAACTATGCCTCAATGGATCAAACCTCATTGAGCTATCGTGTGATTCTTAATGATTCAGTGCAACTGCTATTTATTGATGTAAATGGCAATGAAAAAGAGAATGTGATTTCAGATAAGACCCTGACATGGATTGAAACACAGTTAATAGAAGCCCAACAGGCCAACAGTCAAGTAATTGTAATCAGTCATCAAAACATGGTTATGCATACGCAACGCTTTTCAAACGGATTCACCATCGAAAACAACGAGAGCTTGTTGAATCTGTTTGAGACTTATGGTGTACGTCTTGGATTTTCAGGGCATTTACACATCCAAGACATTGCGACTCAATCCGGCTTTTATGATGTCGCCTCCAGTTCTCTTTCGGTATTGGACCATCGCTATGGCATCCTAACCATCCATAAAGATACATCGTTGGACTATCAAACAATCCCTTTGACACTTGACATACCCGAAGATTCAACGGATTTCTTTAACACAATCTCTTATTGGAAAGGGTATGAAGCCTTAGAAGGCTATGACTTTGACAAAGAAACAAAAGACGCCATGCTTGAGTTTGTGGTCAGTGTCAATGAACACTATTTTAGAGGGGATTTATATGCGTTTTCTGATTTGTTTAAAGCTAGTGAAAGCTACACCCGATGGACACAATTAAAATACAATGCCTTTGGAACTTATATCGAATCCATGTTGAACCAAGAACTCCAAGATGAAAACACCCTGATCCTAGCGCCAATACGGTAG
- a CDS encoding phosphoenolpyruvate carboxykinase (ATP) — MKALRTTIETAFYSNHVVSISSLHEAYDLASLAPQSIVSDMLVTNPTAFGLPEGAKVIVTNDGKIVGRTAKARHIVGKDTLDYCGIMRDVIAHNHKHRFYASRIKVGLDEAFEVKAHVMVHEDDVVNLYNTLLNFEKDFEPVDDSNDESIFLYVDSTWRNDLFPQGLVILDPFDNVGAILGLNYFGEIKKGILSLAWNLSKSKGFIPCHGGLKRIKGDPSYTMAVFGLSGSGKSTITLSDHNQKFETEILHDDAFVLSHDGTQSIALEPSYFDKTADYPLTHPQLKYFLTLQNVGVTLKHGKRVFVTEDIRNGNGRTIKSKFCTPNRVNVFNHKINAVFWIMKDESFPPLIRIDNPRLGAIMGATMTTQRSNAENTEDVNVRVIEPFANPFRLYPLSEDYEDFKNLFECDDIACYILNTGSFSGKKVTPQCTLSAIESIVNNSAEFESLCGIPGMSVMKLREFDQLIHKDSTISNLYDTFKFRENLLNTWTDAYQILPDEVHETIQEILHYLDDSMKQLG, encoded by the coding sequence ATGAAAGCATTAAGAACTACCATCGAAACAGCATTTTATAGCAATCATGTTGTTTCGATTTCGAGTTTACATGAAGCATATGATCTTGCTTCTTTAGCACCTCAATCAATTGTGAGTGATATGTTGGTGACAAATCCGACTGCCTTTGGTCTTCCTGAAGGTGCGAAAGTAATTGTAACCAATGATGGCAAGATAGTGGGGCGTACTGCCAAGGCCCGTCATATTGTGGGAAAAGATACCCTTGATTATTGTGGCATAATGCGGGATGTGATTGCACATAATCATAAACATCGATTTTATGCATCACGCATTAAAGTTGGATTGGATGAAGCGTTTGAAGTAAAAGCGCATGTCATGGTTCATGAAGATGATGTTGTGAACTTATATAATACCTTATTGAATTTTGAAAAGGACTTTGAACCAGTGGACGATTCAAATGATGAATCCATTTTTCTTTATGTCGACTCAACATGGCGTAATGACTTGTTTCCTCAAGGTCTTGTGATTTTGGACCCCTTTGACAATGTAGGTGCAATTCTTGGGTTGAATTATTTTGGCGAAATTAAAAAAGGGATTCTTTCATTAGCATGGAATTTGTCTAAATCGAAAGGATTCATCCCCTGTCATGGGGGCCTTAAGCGCATAAAAGGCGATCCGAGTTATACCATGGCTGTCTTTGGATTATCTGGCTCGGGAAAATCAACCATTACCCTAAGTGATCACAATCAGAAGTTTGAAACTGAGATCTTGCATGATGATGCTTTTGTATTATCCCATGATGGCACGCAATCAATTGCCCTTGAGCCCTCATATTTTGATAAGACCGCGGATTATCCGCTTACCCATCCTCAGCTTAAGTACTTTTTAACCTTACAAAATGTGGGCGTTACTTTAAAACATGGAAAACGGGTGTTTGTGACTGAGGACATACGCAATGGCAATGGGCGTACGATAAAGTCAAAATTTTGTACTCCCAATCGTGTGAATGTCTTTAATCATAAAATCAATGCAGTGTTTTGGATTATGAAAGATGAATCGTTTCCACCTCTCATTCGAATTGATAATCCCCGCCTTGGGGCCATCATGGGGGCCACCATGACCACCCAACGCTCTAATGCAGAAAATACAGAGGATGTGAATGTTCGTGTCATTGAACCCTTCGCGAATCCATTTAGACTGTATCCATTGAGTGAAGATTATGAGGACTTCAAAAACCTCTTTGAATGTGATGATATTGCGTGTTATATCTTGAATACAGGGAGTTTTTCGGGGAAGAAAGTTACACCCCAGTGTACCCTTTCAGCCATTGAATCCATCGTAAATAACAGTGCAGAGTTTGAATCATTGTGTGGGATACCGGGAATGAGCGTCATGAAACTTCGTGAATTTGATCAATTAATTCACAAAGACTCCACTATAAGTAATCTTTATGACACATTTAAATTTCGAGAAAATCTTCTCAATACATGGACAGATGCTTATCAAATATTACCGGATGAAGTTCATGAAACGATCCAAGAAATACTTCATTATTTAGACGATTCAATGAAACAACTTGGTTAA
- a CDS encoding M28 family peptidase produces the protein MKLKKLLLISVLALILAGCSPKSEHVTLAQAQAQFIEKVDTQYAYDFALKLGTFRTNEALGYRSAGSSAEYEAGEAIKEEMAAIGLQNITKDEITVDAWTFEYAKLTYTTVDGSQKEVELGMYQTNFDSSGLSEYTLIDGGQGTQEDLKDLDVNGKLVLIDINQRENWWVNYPAYEAYLNGALGVIVAQDGGYSEISDDALNAQDICGSEDAAAFSISRNDANAIRETLNQKASHEMSIKLDAKSEVVRDQKTYNIVGTIPGKDPESMVLMSAHYDAYFEGFQDNSVAVSLMLGIAKSLVDSGYTPEKTLVFIATAAEEWGVSNTRYDWSTGAYKQIFEVHPEWVGKVIANINFELPAMVEGDVDQIRASYELTSYLETFIPSIQSSEGVFEGGVEIINPIQTWSDDFSFSIAGIPSSVTALRGGFAASTYHSPMDDKTTYSEAALRHHYHMYGQLMIHYDRLAISPLDFSTRLEAFKERLDESVLGGVIMDDNITAYDALSAKIESLETFANQAWERVKTLNDAYVKALDEDKQDEAQSILNEAADVNHQVLETFRYVEDNFVRLTWEDVSIFPHEHSQNNLIALKDSIQALENGVASEALDNSLYLIDNNWYAYDWSKETYEYFTDYAINQPQDRLLWGYGRLQGHVDLYDVIKSLQAKGDQGQYAEELEILKNAVEGEMDNLQAQVHHELNALDGLSTKLQEILK, from the coding sequence ATGAAACTAAAGAAGCTACTATTAATCAGTGTTCTTGCACTGATTCTGGCAGGGTGTTCACCTAAAAGTGAACATGTTACACTGGCCCAAGCACAGGCTCAGTTTATTGAAAAGGTGGATACTCAGTATGCGTATGATTTTGCATTAAAGTTGGGAACCTTTCGAACCAATGAAGCCTTAGGTTATCGCAGTGCAGGATCATCTGCTGAATATGAAGCAGGGGAAGCAATCAAAGAAGAAATGGCTGCAATTGGGTTACAAAATATTACCAAAGATGAAATTACTGTCGATGCGTGGACCTTTGAGTATGCAAAGTTGACGTACACAACCGTTGATGGATCACAAAAAGAAGTTGAATTGGGGATGTACCAAACCAACTTTGATTCCAGTGGGTTGTCTGAGTATACCTTGATTGATGGTGGTCAAGGGACTCAAGAAGATCTCAAGGATTTGGATGTTAACGGGAAACTGGTGTTAATCGACATTAACCAACGTGAAAACTGGTGGGTGAACTATCCTGCCTATGAAGCGTACTTAAACGGAGCGTTGGGTGTCATTGTTGCGCAAGATGGTGGATATTCAGAAATCAGCGATGATGCGTTAAATGCACAGGATATTTGTGGCAGCGAAGATGCTGCAGCGTTCTCAATCAGTCGAAACGATGCGAATGCAATTCGTGAAACACTCAACCAAAAAGCATCCCATGAAATGAGCATTAAACTGGATGCGAAAAGTGAGGTCGTGCGTGATCAAAAGACCTACAACATCGTGGGAACAATTCCTGGAAAAGACCCCGAATCCATGGTCTTAATGAGTGCTCACTATGATGCTTATTTTGAAGGATTCCAAGATAACAGTGTTGCGGTGTCATTAATGCTGGGGATTGCGAAATCCTTGGTTGATTCTGGGTACACACCTGAAAAGACCCTGGTTTTTATTGCAACAGCAGCAGAAGAATGGGGTGTATCCAATACCCGTTATGACTGGTCAACAGGGGCATACAAACAAATCTTTGAAGTGCATCCAGAGTGGGTTGGAAAGGTAATTGCGAACATTAACTTTGAACTCCCGGCAATGGTTGAAGGCGATGTGGATCAAATCCGTGCATCGTATGAGTTGACCTCTTATCTTGAAACCTTTATTCCATCAATTCAATCGAGTGAAGGGGTTTTTGAAGGGGGCGTTGAAATCATTAACCCAATCCAAACATGGTCGGATGATTTTTCATTCTCCATTGCAGGTATCCCATCATCAGTCACCGCTTTACGTGGCGGATTTGCGGCATCCACCTATCACTCACCCATGGATGATAAAACGACGTACAGCGAAGCTGCATTAAGACATCATTATCATATGTATGGGCAATTGATGATTCATTATGATCGTCTTGCGATATCACCGCTTGACTTTTCCACACGACTTGAAGCATTTAAAGAACGTTTGGATGAATCGGTTTTAGGGGGAGTTATTATGGACGATAACATCACAGCTTATGATGCTTTGTCTGCAAAAATTGAAAGCCTTGAAACCTTTGCAAATCAAGCTTGGGAACGTGTAAAAACACTCAATGATGCCTACGTGAAAGCGTTGGATGAAGATAAGCAAGATGAAGCACAGTCAATTCTTAATGAAGCGGCCGATGTCAATCATCAGGTTCTTGAAACCTTTAGGTATGTTGAAGATAACTTTGTACGACTCACATGGGAAGATGTATCGATTTTCCCACACGAACACTCACAAAACAATCTCATTGCACTCAAGGATTCCATTCAAGCCCTTGAAAATGGTGTTGCTTCCGAAGCGCTAGACAATTCACTTTATCTCATTGACAACAATTGGTATGCGTATGATTGGAGTAAAGAAACCTATGAATACTTTACAGATTATGCCATCAACCAACCACAAGATCGCTTATTATGGGGATATGGAAGACTTCAAGGTCATGTTGATCTGTATGATGTCATTAAAAGCCTTCAAGCTAAAGGGGATCAAGGTCAGTATGCTGAAGA
- a CDS encoding biotin transporter BioY, producing the protein MKTKDLVHIALFAALIGVCAQITIPTPIVPFTLQPFAISLTALTLPRKQAVSAVILYVLLGLIGLPVFAGGSGGFGVVLSPTFGFIVGFIPMAYAIATFKDKKVYGFRILSLIAGIVVLYGIAMPYLYYNLTVLLEAPTEISKLLMLYCLPYLPTDSLSSVVSSWISDRIPV; encoded by the coding sequence ATGAAAACTAAAGATTTAGTACATATAGCACTGTTCGCAGCTTTAATCGGTGTCTGCGCACAAATTACCATTCCTACACCGATCGTTCCATTTACATTACAACCATTCGCAATCTCACTCACCGCATTAACACTTCCTCGTAAGCAAGCTGTTTCTGCAGTTATCCTCTATGTATTATTGGGACTGATTGGACTTCCAGTCTTTGCAGGAGGATCGGGTGGATTTGGCGTTGTACTCAGTCCAACCTTTGGATTTATCGTTGGGTTTATTCCCATGGCTTATGCGATTGCAACCTTTAAAGACAAGAAAGTATATGGGTTCAGGATACTATCCCTTATTGCAGGAATTGTGGTACTCTATGGTATCGCAATGCCTTACCTCTATTACAATCTAACTGTACTTCTAGAAGCACCTACTGAAATCAGCAAGCTTTTGATGCTCTACTGTTTACCATATCTTCCAACGGATAGTCTCAGTTCTGTGGTATCATCATGGATCAGTGATCGAATCCCTGTTTAA
- a CDS encoding OadG-related small transporter subunit: MTFDMELIKQGLEIMVVGMGGIFASLLIIYASSALLLKIFPEETHK; encoded by the coding sequence ATGACATTCGATATGGAGTTAATTAAACAAGGGTTAGAAATCATGGTTGTAGGTATGGGTGGCATCTTTGCATCGTTGCTTATTATCTATGCATCCAGTGCGCTTTTACTCAAAATATTCCCAGAAGAAACGCATAAATAA